Proteins found in one Geomonas subterranea genomic segment:
- a CDS encoding acyl-CoA carboxylase subunit beta — protein MARKQTPLRPYFEKMADIGKALSDAEVKRSQENVELVKEQVQLLGQETERVKNAGIPAKKVHERGGMTIYDRLDYLVDAGTWAPLHTLYNPKNNEEGCTGVVNGIGRIEGKWAVIIGFDNKVMAGAWIAGQSENILMVTDMAKRLNVPLVWLTNCSGVKLMEQETVYAGRRSSGAPFYRHADLNHLGIPILNGIYGTNPAGGGYQGISPTILLAHDGANIAVGGAGIVGGMNPKGHIDVEAAQALIDATRNFKAKDPGRVETHFDQTAYFREVHDTETGVLDGIKDYMRMMPAYDPAMFRVAAPAAPRFPVEDLNMILPANQKRPYDAIQILARLTDNSEFMEYRPDYGREVYTGIAKVDGFPVAFIGNRQGVFPGYPEYAKGAYPAVGGKHYREGLIKQAEFVTLCGRDNLPIVWLQDTTGIDVGDLAEEAELLALGQSLVYSIEQTDLSMMCVVLRKGTAAAHYIMCGPQANNNNAFTLGTPLTEIYVMHGETAAAASYARRLVKEQDSGNDLAPVIGKMNQMIQDYQEKSRPAYCAISGFVDEIVELPDLRRYIQAFTGANYQNPKSITPVHQMLLPRIIRG, from the coding sequence ATGGCACGAAAGCAGACACCGCTGCGCCCGTATTTCGAGAAGATGGCCGACATCGGCAAGGCGCTGAGCGATGCGGAGGTTAAACGTTCGCAGGAGAACGTGGAGCTGGTCAAGGAGCAGGTGCAGCTCCTCGGTCAGGAAACGGAGCGGGTGAAAAACGCCGGCATCCCGGCCAAGAAGGTCCACGAGCGCGGCGGCATGACCATCTACGACCGCCTCGACTACCTCGTCGACGCCGGGACCTGGGCGCCGCTGCACACCCTCTACAACCCCAAGAACAACGAGGAGGGGTGCACCGGGGTCGTGAACGGCATCGGGCGCATCGAAGGCAAGTGGGCGGTCATCATCGGCTTCGACAACAAGGTGATGGCGGGCGCCTGGATCGCCGGGCAGTCCGAGAACATCCTCATGGTCACCGACATGGCCAAGCGCCTCAACGTCCCGCTGGTCTGGCTCACCAACTGTTCCGGCGTGAAGCTCATGGAGCAGGAGACGGTCTATGCCGGACGCCGCTCCAGCGGCGCTCCCTTCTACCGCCACGCCGATCTCAACCACCTCGGCATCCCCATCCTCAACGGCATCTACGGCACCAACCCGGCCGGCGGCGGCTACCAGGGCATCAGCCCGACCATCCTCCTTGCCCATGATGGTGCCAACATTGCGGTAGGCGGCGCGGGCATCGTCGGCGGCATGAACCCGAAAGGACACATCGACGTGGAGGCCGCGCAGGCACTCATCGATGCCACCCGCAACTTCAAGGCGAAGGATCCCGGCCGCGTCGAGACCCATTTCGACCAGACCGCCTACTTCCGCGAAGTGCACGACACCGAGACCGGCGTCCTGGACGGCATCAAGGATTACATGCGCATGATGCCCGCCTACGATCCGGCCATGTTCCGCGTCGCGGCGCCTGCCGCGCCCCGCTTCCCGGTAGAGGATCTCAACATGATCCTGCCGGCCAACCAGAAGCGCCCCTACGACGCCATCCAGATCCTGGCGCGCCTGACCGACAACAGCGAGTTCATGGAGTACCGCCCCGACTACGGGCGCGAGGTCTACACCGGCATCGCCAAGGTGGACGGCTTCCCCGTCGCCTTCATCGGCAACCGCCAGGGGGTCTTCCCGGGCTATCCCGAGTACGCCAAGGGGGCCTACCCGGCCGTGGGCGGCAAGCATTACCGCGAGGGTCTCATCAAGCAGGCCGAGTTCGTGACGCTGTGCGGCCGCGACAACCTCCCCATCGTCTGGCTCCAGGACACCACCGGCATCGACGTCGGCGACCTGGCCGAGGAAGCCGAACTCCTGGCACTCGGGCAGTCGCTGGTCTACTCCATCGAACAGACCGACCTCTCCATGATGTGCGTCGTGCTCAGGAAGGGGACCGCGGCGGCCCACTACATCATGTGCGGTCCGCAGGCGAACAACAACAACGCCTTCACCCTGGGCACACCGCTCACCGAGATCTACGTCATGCACGGCGAGACCGCGGCCGCCGCGTCCTATGCGCGCCGCCTGGTGAAGGAGCAGGATTCCGGCAACGACCTGGCGCCGGTCATCGGCAAGATGAACCAGATGATCCAGGACTACCAGGAGAAATCGCGCCCGGCCTACTGTGCCATCAGCGGCTTTGTCGACGAGATTGTCGAGCTTCCCGACCTGCGCAGGTACATCCAGGCCTTCACCGGCGCCAACTATCAGAACCCGAAGTCGATCACCCCGGTGCACCAGATGCTCCTACCGAGGATCATCAGGGGATAG
- the oadA gene encoding sodium-extruding oxaloacetate decarboxylase subunit alpha: MAKTTKPLGITEVVLRDAHQSLFATRLRLDDMLPIAAKLDQVGYWSIEMWGGATFDSCIRFLGEDPWERLRELKKAMPNTPQQMLFRGQNILGYRHYADDVVEKFVERSAVNGIDVFRVFDAMNDPRNLDTAIKAVIKQGKHAQGTLSYTVSPVDTIPKWVDLARKIEDMGAHSLCIKDMAGLMAPYAAYDLVKALKKAIKIPIHMQCHATTGMSTAAYVKAIEAGVENVDTSISSMSMTYGHSPTETLAAIFADTDKATGLDTVLLQEIADYFTVVRKKYAKFEGSLKGVDARIITAQVPGGMLTNMESQLKEQNAGHKMDLVLAEIPKVREDLGMIPLVTPTSQIVGTQAVINVLTGERYKSMTKETAAVLKGEYGATSAPVNKELQQKVLAGADPITCRPADLLIAEMDKLTEELRALSKEKNLKFGDHEVEDVLTYALFQQVGLKFLEHRDNPEMFEPVPTAEDAAPKKAAAAEVTGGDTYTVTGGGQTFVVQVAKATGAAAAAAAAASAVGGSAPAAAPAAAAGKTVVSPLAGNVWKIECEPGQQVQEGDLLLILEAMKMENEIFADRDGIVGAIHIEEGTAVDIGAALVTIIGEGDAQAAASAPAAAAAVAAPAEGGVVAPLAGNVWKIEVEQGQAVQAGDLLLILEAMKMENEIFAEKDGVVGQIMIQEGNAVDIGQLLLVVQ, translated from the coding sequence ATGGCCAAGACAACGAAACCGTTAGGGATCACCGAAGTCGTCCTCAGGGACGCCCACCAGTCCTTGTTCGCGACCCGCCTGCGCCTGGACGACATGCTTCCCATCGCCGCCAAGCTGGACCAGGTCGGCTATTGGTCGATCGAGATGTGGGGCGGAGCCACCTTCGACTCCTGCATCCGCTTCCTGGGCGAGGACCCCTGGGAGCGCCTGCGCGAACTGAAGAAGGCGATGCCCAACACGCCGCAGCAGATGCTGTTCCGGGGGCAGAACATCCTGGGCTACCGCCACTACGCAGACGACGTGGTCGAGAAGTTCGTGGAGCGCTCCGCGGTGAACGGCATCGACGTCTTCCGCGTCTTCGATGCCATGAACGACCCGCGCAACCTGGACACCGCCATCAAGGCGGTCATCAAGCAGGGCAAGCACGCCCAGGGAACCCTCTCCTACACGGTCAGCCCGGTGGACACCATCCCGAAATGGGTGGATCTCGCCAGGAAAATCGAGGACATGGGGGCACACTCGCTCTGCATCAAGGACATGGCCGGCCTCATGGCCCCCTACGCCGCCTACGATCTGGTCAAGGCGCTCAAGAAGGCGATCAAGATCCCCATCCACATGCAGTGCCACGCCACCACCGGCATGTCGACGGCGGCCTACGTGAAGGCGATCGAGGCGGGGGTCGAAAACGTCGACACCTCCATCTCCTCCATGAGCATGACCTACGGCCATTCCCCCACCGAGACGCTGGCCGCCATCTTCGCGGACACCGACAAGGCCACCGGCCTCGACACGGTGCTCCTGCAGGAAATCGCCGACTACTTCACCGTGGTGCGTAAGAAATACGCCAAGTTCGAGGGCTCCCTCAAAGGGGTCGACGCCCGCATCATCACCGCGCAGGTCCCGGGCGGCATGCTCACCAACATGGAGAGCCAGTTGAAGGAGCAGAACGCCGGGCACAAGATGGACCTGGTGCTGGCCGAGATCCCGAAAGTCCGCGAGGACCTGGGCATGATCCCGCTGGTCACCCCGACCTCGCAGATCGTCGGCACCCAGGCCGTCATCAACGTCCTGACCGGCGAGCGCTACAAGTCGATGACCAAGGAGACCGCCGCAGTCCTCAAAGGGGAGTACGGCGCCACCTCCGCTCCGGTGAACAAGGAGCTGCAGCAGAAGGTGCTGGCAGGCGCCGATCCGATCACCTGCCGCCCGGCCGATCTTCTCATCGCCGAGATGGACAAGCTCACCGAGGAACTGCGCGCCCTCTCCAAGGAGAAGAACCTGAAGTTCGGCGACCACGAGGTGGAGGACGTGCTCACCTACGCCCTGTTCCAGCAGGTGGGTCTCAAGTTCCTGGAGCATCGCGACAATCCCGAGATGTTTGAGCCTGTGCCGACCGCCGAGGATGCGGCCCCCAAGAAAGCGGCGGCAGCCGAAGTCACCGGCGGCGACACCTACACCGTCACCGGCGGCGGCCAGACCTTCGTGGTGCAGGTGGCGAAGGCAACCGGTGCGGCCGCAGCCGCAGCCGCGGCAGCCTCAGCCGTGGGTGGCAGCGCCCCGGCAGCAGCCCCGGCCGCAGCCGCCGGCAAGACCGTCGTCTCGCCCCTGGCTGGCAATGTCTGGAAGATCGAATGCGAGCCGGGCCAGCAGGTGCAGGAAGGTGATCTGCTCCTGATCCTGGAGGCGATGAAGATGGAGAACGAGATCTTCGCCGACCGCGACGGCATCGTGGGCGCCATCCATATCGAGGAAGGTACCGCCGTCGACATCGGCGCCGCATTGGTCACCATCATCGGCGAGGGTGATGCGCAGGCCGCCGCCTCGGCCCCGGCCGCAGCTGCCGCAGTCGCCGCTCCCGCCGAAGGTGGCGTCGTCGCCCCCTTGGCCGGCAACGTCTGGAAGATTGAGGTCGAGCAGGGGCAGGCGGTCCAGGCCGGCGATCTGCTCCTGATCCTGGAAGCCATGAAGATGGAGAACGAGATCTTCGCCGAGAAGGACGGTGTCGTCGGCCAGATCATGATCCAGGAAGGAAACGCCGTCGACATCGGCCAACTCCTGCTGGTCGTTCAGTAA
- a CDS encoding NADP-dependent malic enzyme encodes MKKMSDALQYHATGRKGKIEVIATKPCQTAQDLSLAYSPGVAEPCLAIEQNPEDAYQYTAKGNLVAVVSNGTAVLGLGNIGALAGKPVMEGKGVLFKRFADVDVFDIELNSEDPDEIIRACQLLEPTFGGINLEDIKAPECFYIEEELKKTMNIPVFHDDQHGTAIISAAGLINALHLVGKKIDEVKIVVNGAGASANACVNLALSLGLKLENLIMCDTKGVIFKGRTEGMNKYKERFAADTPLRTLEEAAVGCDVMYGLSSKGAITPAMVRSMAPNPIIFAMANPDPEITPEEAHAVRGDVLIATGRSDYPNQVNNVLGFPFIFRGALDVRATTINEEMKKAAVFALAELAREECPDSVCRAYGNVKFSFGRDYIIPKPFDPRALLRVAPAIAKAAMDSGVARQPIADMNKYVEHLESLQGKSKETLRQIINKAKSDPKTVVFPEGENEKVLRAAQMLVEQGIARPILLGNEDKIRCTLKSLEIDLNGGVTIIDPANYENLESYANELFLLRQRKGLTLSESRRLMARKSRTHFGCMMVRRGDADALLAGVDANYADTIRPALQVIGKQEGLSSVHGLYMMVFKQEIYFLADTTVCIDPDAAELAETAILAAEKARMLEIEPSVAMLSMSNFGSVRHPQADRVRSAVEMVKKRAPGLDIDGEMQADTAVVSELLQANFPFTTLKKAANVLVFPDLTSGNICYKLLRQLGGADAIGPILMGMNKPVHILQQGDDVLDIVNMAAIAVVDAQNCGRSATAAGAPATRKAHPAPTSEGVFAGA; translated from the coding sequence ATGAAGAAGATGTCTGATGCACTGCAATACCACGCCACAGGTCGCAAGGGGAAGATCGAGGTTATCGCCACTAAGCCCTGCCAGACCGCCCAGGACCTGTCATTGGCCTATTCGCCCGGCGTCGCCGAGCCCTGCCTCGCCATCGAGCAAAACCCCGAGGATGCCTACCAGTACACCGCCAAGGGAAACCTGGTGGCGGTGGTCTCCAACGGCACCGCGGTCCTTGGCCTTGGCAACATCGGCGCCCTCGCGGGGAAGCCGGTCATGGAAGGGAAGGGGGTCCTCTTCAAGCGCTTCGCCGACGTCGACGTCTTCGACATCGAACTTAACAGCGAGGACCCGGACGAGATCATCAGGGCCTGTCAGCTGCTCGAGCCGACCTTCGGCGGCATCAACCTCGAGGACATCAAGGCACCCGAGTGCTTCTACATCGAAGAAGAACTCAAGAAGACCATGAACATCCCGGTCTTCCACGACGACCAGCACGGCACGGCTATCATCTCGGCGGCCGGGCTGATAAACGCCCTGCACCTCGTGGGTAAGAAGATCGACGAGGTGAAGATAGTGGTGAACGGCGCCGGCGCATCGGCTAATGCCTGCGTCAACCTCGCCCTGTCGCTTGGCCTCAAGCTGGAAAACCTCATCATGTGCGACACCAAGGGGGTGATCTTCAAGGGCAGAACGGAGGGGATGAACAAGTACAAGGAGCGTTTCGCCGCCGATACCCCGCTGCGGACGCTGGAAGAGGCGGCGGTCGGCTGCGACGTCATGTACGGCCTCTCCTCCAAGGGGGCCATCACTCCGGCGATGGTGCGCAGCATGGCGCCCAACCCGATCATCTTCGCCATGGCGAACCCCGACCCGGAGATCACCCCGGAGGAGGCGCACGCGGTCCGCGGGGACGTCCTGATCGCCACCGGGCGCTCTGACTATCCGAACCAGGTCAACAACGTCCTGGGCTTCCCCTTCATCTTCCGCGGCGCTCTCGACGTGCGGGCCACGACCATAAACGAGGAGATGAAAAAGGCGGCGGTCTTCGCGCTGGCCGAACTTGCCCGCGAGGAATGCCCCGATTCCGTCTGCCGCGCCTACGGCAACGTCAAATTCAGCTTCGGTCGCGACTACATCATCCCGAAACCGTTCGATCCCCGGGCCCTTTTGCGAGTCGCCCCCGCGATAGCGAAGGCGGCAATGGATTCGGGCGTGGCGCGCCAGCCCATCGCCGACATGAACAAGTACGTGGAGCATCTGGAGTCCCTGCAGGGGAAGTCCAAGGAAACGCTGCGCCAGATCATCAACAAGGCCAAGAGCGACCCGAAGACGGTGGTTTTCCCGGAAGGGGAGAACGAGAAGGTCCTGCGCGCGGCCCAGATGCTGGTGGAGCAGGGGATAGCGCGACCGATCCTGCTCGGGAACGAGGACAAGATCCGCTGCACGCTCAAGTCGCTGGAGATCGACCTCAACGGCGGCGTCACCATCATCGACCCGGCCAACTACGAGAACCTCGAGTCGTACGCAAATGAGCTGTTCCTGCTCAGGCAGAGAAAGGGGCTCACCCTCTCCGAGAGCCGCCGGCTCATGGCCCGCAAGTCGCGCACACACTTCGGCTGCATGATGGTGCGCCGGGGCGACGCGGACGCGCTCTTGGCCGGCGTCGATGCCAACTACGCCGATACCATCCGTCCCGCCCTGCAGGTGATCGGCAAGCAGGAAGGGCTCTCCAGCGTACACGGCCTCTACATGATGGTCTTCAAGCAGGAGATCTACTTCCTTGCCGACACGACCGTCTGCATCGACCCGGACGCGGCGGAGCTTGCCGAGACGGCGATCCTTGCCGCGGAGAAGGCGCGTATGCTCGAGATCGAACCGAGCGTCGCCATGCTCTCCATGTCGAACTTCGGTTCGGTGCGGCACCCGCAGGCCGACCGGGTGCGAAGCGCCGTTGAGATGGTTAAAAAGAGGGCCCCCGGGCTCGACATCGACGGGGAGATGCAGGCGGACACCGCCGTGGTCTCCGAGCTGCTGCAGGCGAATTTCCCCTTCACGACTCTCAAAAAAGCTGCTAACGTCCTGGTCTTCCCTGACCTCACCTCGGGGAACATCTGTTACAAGCTCCTGCGCCAGCTGGGGGGGGCGGACGCCATCGGCCCCATCCTCATGGGGATGAACAAGCCGGTGCACATCCTGCAACAGGGGGACGACGTCTTGGACATCGTCAACATGGCCGCCATCGCCGTGGTCGATGCCCAGAACTGCGGCAGGTCGGCCACCGCGGCCGGTGCGCCGGCAACCAGGAAGGCCCATCCTGCCCCCACGTCCGAGGGGGTCTTCGCCGGGGCCTGA